A single Alcanivorax borkumensis SK2 DNA region contains:
- a CDS encoding YHYH domain-containing protein, producing the protein MYYALLTLLALLTLLISNTLQAHPGSLNQQGGHTDRSTGDYHCHRAPCSTLHRQQQKAQQDATDAQRAFSGLYDRNLWPHWTDADQDCQDTRAELLIASSRQTVTFTDPDQCTVATGRWYDPYTNRTFTHAGDLDVDHFVPLRHAHGHGGDQWDKALRQQFANDPDNLIPVSASANRSKGARSPDQWLPDNRLYWCEYGRHWKRIKQRYQLMVTPQEADALKQLLTHCSMPSTPKTTKPRP; encoded by the coding sequence TTGTACTACGCCCTCCTTACTCTACTTGCGCTACTAACCCTACTGATCAGCAACACACTGCAAGCCCACCCCGGAAGCCTCAACCAACAAGGCGGACACACCGACCGCAGCACCGGTGACTACCATTGCCACCGCGCCCCCTGCTCCACGCTTCACCGGCAACAACAAAAGGCCCAACAGGACGCCACCGACGCACAACGGGCGTTCAGTGGACTCTACGATCGAAACCTCTGGCCCCACTGGACTGACGCAGACCAAGATTGCCAAGACACACGGGCAGAATTATTGATTGCCTCCAGCCGGCAGACTGTGACCTTCACCGACCCGGATCAATGCACCGTGGCCACAGGTCGCTGGTACGACCCCTACACCAACCGCACCTTTACCCATGCGGGGGACTTGGACGTGGATCATTTTGTGCCGCTGCGCCATGCCCACGGCCACGGTGGCGACCAATGGGACAAAGCATTACGCCAACAATTCGCTAATGACCCAGACAACCTGATTCCGGTGTCCGCCAGCGCCAATCGCAGTAAAGGTGCTCGCAGCCCAGATCAGTGGCTTCCTGATAACCGCCTCTATTGGTGCGAATATGGCCGGCATTGGAAACGCATCAAACAACGTTACCAGTTGATGGTGACGCCCCAGGAAGCTGACGCACTGAAACAACTGCTAACCCACTGCTCAATGCCCTCTACCCCTAAAACGACAAAACCCCGACCATAA
- a CDS encoding alpha/beta fold hydrolase has translation MKKIGRNAGKNAGGLAQLVTRFGNEITQVVQDIHGAIANPFHLRGHDYTPAPMVYGLVRYGFRQVGNVASMADLLADPHQELRDSLDLQSIINGIFGQLLVEQHNRYALPMTLLPKKPPLADADTLVIFLHGLCMNDACWNNPAANSFSQWARQHYNADIRYLRYNTGLHISDNGRKFAGLLAHTVLPKRIILVGHSMGGLVARSALYQGRQRGDHWVNKVTHLACLGSPHQGALLERFSNEANRLLGHTPYSRPLMRLANLRSDGIRDLRFGYVLEDQWRDRPLDDPRPTSKVPLDPHVQQLFIAGSVSKPNHAHPRGDWLVTVDSALAEHLYAQANHLTRELFYQMGHMAMIEQTRTYARIQQWLDESTPGT, from the coding sequence ATGAAGAAAATCGGGAGAAATGCGGGAAAGAATGCAGGGGGGCTGGCGCAGCTGGTCACCCGTTTCGGCAATGAAATTACCCAGGTCGTTCAAGATATCCACGGCGCCATAGCCAATCCGTTCCACCTGCGTGGGCACGACTACACCCCCGCCCCCATGGTCTACGGCTTGGTTCGTTACGGTTTTCGCCAAGTCGGCAATGTGGCCAGCATGGCTGACCTGCTCGCCGACCCACACCAGGAGTTGCGCGATAGCTTAGACCTGCAAAGCATCATCAACGGTATTTTCGGACAATTATTGGTTGAGCAGCACAACCGTTACGCTCTGCCCATGACGCTATTACCAAAAAAACCACCTTTAGCGGATGCTGACACCCTGGTGATTTTCCTGCACGGGCTGTGCATGAACGACGCCTGCTGGAACAACCCTGCCGCCAACAGTTTCAGCCAGTGGGCTCGCCAGCATTACAACGCAGATATCCGTTATCTGCGCTACAACACCGGCCTGCATATTTCCGACAATGGCCGCAAATTCGCCGGGCTGCTGGCCCATACGGTCTTGCCCAAGCGAATAATTCTGGTCGGCCATTCCATGGGCGGGCTAGTAGCGCGCAGCGCACTTTACCAAGGGCGCCAGCGTGGCGACCATTGGGTGAATAAAGTAACTCACTTGGCTTGCCTGGGCTCACCACATCAAGGCGCCTTACTAGAACGATTTAGCAACGAAGCTAACCGATTACTAGGCCACACCCCCTACTCGCGGCCATTGATGCGGCTTGCCAACCTGCGCTCCGACGGCATTCGCGACCTGCGCTTTGGTTATGTACTGGAAGACCAGTGGCGAGACCGCCCGCTGGATGACCCACGCCCCACCAGCAAGGTGCCTTTGGATCCGCATGTGCAGCAGCTTTTTATTGCCGGCAGCGTTAGCAAACCCAACCATGCCCACCCCCGTGGCGATTGGTTAGTCACGGTAGACAGCGCGCTGGCGGAGCATCTTTACGCGCAAGCGAACCACCTGACCCGTGAATTGTTTTACCAGATGGGGCACATGGCCATGATTGAGCAAACCCGCACCTACGCGCGGATACAACAGTGGCTAGACGAATCAACGCCTGGAACGTAA